The proteins below come from a single Hippocampus zosterae strain Florida chromosome 5, ASM2543408v3, whole genome shotgun sequence genomic window:
- the LOC127600763 gene encoding trypsin-3-like → MKYFIVLALCAAAFAAPIDDEDDKIVGGYECRKNSVPYQVSLNSGYHFCGGSLISSTWVVSAAHCYKSRIQVRLGEHNIAVNEGTEQFINSVRVIRHPRYSSRNLDNDIMLIKLSKPATLNSYVRTVSLPSSCAGSGTRCLISGWGNMSGSGNNYPDRLRCLDAPILSDSSCRSSYPGQITSNMFCAGFLEGGKDSCQGDSGGPVVCNGQLQGVVSWGYGCAQRNKPGVYAKVCNYNSWIRSTMSSN, encoded by the exons ATGAAGTACTTCATTGTCCTTGCCTTGTGTGCTGCAGCTT TTGCTGCTCCCATTGATGATGAGGACGACAAGATTGTTGGTGGATACGAGTGCAGAAAGAACTCTGTGCCCTACCAGGTGTCTCTGAACTCTGGCTACCACTTCTGCGGAGGTTCCCTGATCTCCAGCACCTGGGTGGTGTCTGCTGCTCACTGCTACAAGTC CCGCATCCAGGTGCGTCTCGGTGAGCACAACATCGCCGTCAACGAGGGCACGGAGCAGTTCATCAACTCCGTTCGGGTCATCAGACATCCCAGATACAGCAGCCGCAACCTGGACAACGACATCATGCTCATCAAGCTGAGCAAGCCCGCCACCCTGAACAGCTACGTTCGCACCGTGTCCCTGCCCTCCAGCTGTGCCGGCTCAGGCACCCGCTGTCTGATCTCTGGATGGGGCAACATGAGCGGCTCTGGAA ACAACTACCCTGACCGTCTGAGGTGCCTGGACGCCCCCATCTTGAGCGACAGCAGCTGCAGGAGCTCCTACCCTGGACAGATCACCTCCAACATGTTCTGCGCCGGATTCCTGGAGGGAGGCAAAGACTCTTGCCAG GGAGACTCGGGTGGCCCCGTGGTGTGTAACGGCCAGCTTCAAGGTGTCGTGTCCTGGGGTTACGGTTGCGCCCAGAGGAACAAGCCCGGTGTTTACGCTAAGGTCTGCAACTACAACTCCTGGATTCGCAGCACCATGTCATCCAACTAA